The Acidimicrobiales bacterium genome has a segment encoding these proteins:
- a CDS encoding HNH endonuclease signature motif containing protein, whose protein sequence is MREPFSAYRADALVRMARAALGDDGERVGCSSDAGDAEPRSTRPRRGVPRARSSSVRHAIVVTVPHAAFWRGHTTAGETCEVPGVGTVPVSEVHKLLDDDPIIKTVVTKGRDITALGTATRSIKEDLRLAVALSSDGTCEVPDCEARRFVELDHEWEYHKGGPTTYDNLRPLCTFHHDLRTNHGYELQGTPGNYEWIAPDGTVLAAERSATPV, encoded by the coding sequence ATGCGCGAGCCCTTCTCCGCCTATCGAGCGGATGCGCTCGTGCGCATGGCTCGAGCCGCTCTCGGCGACGACGGTGAGCGTGTCGGGTGCTCCTCCGACGCGGGCGACGCCGAGCCCCGGTCCACCCGACCGCGCCGAGGGGTGCCGCGGGCACGGTCGTCGTCGGTGCGTCACGCCATCGTGGTCACGGTCCCACACGCCGCGTTCTGGCGGGGCCACACCACCGCCGGCGAGACCTGCGAAGTTCCCGGCGTGGGGACGGTGCCGGTGTCGGAGGTCCACAAGCTGCTGGACGATGACCCGATCATCAAGACGGTGGTCACCAAGGGCCGCGACATCACCGCCCTCGGAACCGCCACCCGCAGCATCAAAGAAGACCTCCGCCTCGCGGTGGCGCTCAGCAGCGACGGCACCTGTGAGGTCCCCGACTGCGAAGCACGCCGCTTCGTCGAGCTCGACCACGAATGGGAGTACCACAAGGGCGGGCCCACCACCTACGACAACCTCCGACCCTTGTGCACGTTCCACCACGACCTGAGAACCAACCACGGTTACGAGCTCCAGGGCACCCCCGGCAACTACGAATGGATCGCCCCCGACGGCACCGTGCTTGCCGCCGAGCGCTCGGCCACCCCGGTCTGA
- a CDS encoding ABC transporter ATP-binding protein, which yields MTVAEPSPAPAPTVAAARAVHATKTYGSGDTLVTALDQIEVEFARRRFTAIMGPSGSGKSTLMHCLAGLDDLTSGQVYIGDVDLTSLSEKKLTTLRRDKVGFVFQAFNLVPTLTALENITLPMSLAGRGTDSDWVDHVIATVGLGDRLTHRPSELSGGQQQRVAVARALASKPEIIFADEPTGNLDSNSGAEILNFMRRAVDEFDQTIVMVTHDPLAASHADRVVYLVDGQIVHDMADPSAEAIIDQMKHLELGA from the coding sequence GTGACCGTCGCCGAACCATCGCCAGCTCCGGCGCCAACCGTCGCCGCCGCCCGCGCGGTCCACGCGACCAAGACCTACGGATCAGGAGACACCCTGGTCACCGCGCTCGACCAGATCGAGGTCGAGTTCGCCCGCAGGCGATTCACCGCGATCATGGGACCGTCCGGATCGGGTAAGTCGACCCTCATGCACTGCCTCGCAGGGCTGGACGACCTCACCTCCGGTCAGGTCTACATCGGCGACGTCGACCTCACGTCGTTGAGCGAGAAGAAGCTCACCACGCTGCGCCGCGACAAGGTCGGGTTCGTGTTCCAGGCGTTCAACCTGGTGCCCACCCTCACCGCGCTCGAGAACATCACCTTGCCGATGTCGCTCGCCGGGCGTGGAACCGACAGCGACTGGGTCGACCACGTGATCGCCACCGTCGGTCTCGGAGACCGCTTGACCCACCGCCCGAGCGAGCTGTCCGGCGGCCAGCAGCAGCGGGTGGCCGTCGCCCGGGCGCTGGCCAGCAAGCCCGAGATCATCTTCGCCGACGAGCCCACCGGCAACCTCGACTCGAACAGCGGCGCCGAGATCCTGAACTTCATGCGGCGGGCGGTCGACGAGTTCGACCAGACCATCGTGATGGTCACCCACGATCCGCTGGCGGCCAGCCACGCCGACCGGGTCGTCTACCTGGTCGACGGCCAGATCGTCCACGACATGGCCGATCCCAGCGCCGAGGCCATCATCGACCAGATGAAGCACCTCGAGCTCGGCGCCTGA
- a CDS encoding NAD(P)/FAD-dependent oxidoreductase, protein MIDVVVVGAGLAGLTCAQDLTRSGLECTVVEAADGVGGRVRTDLGDGYRLDRGFQILLTAYPQVRSRLDLDALDVAPFEPGAHVWTGDRFHRLADPLRRPTLALQTLGAPIGGLADKLRLARLVADVGLRSVPDLLRRPDMSTDERLRAAGFSDTMIERFWRPLFSGIQLDPDLEVSRRRFDAILRMLAVGGTGVPRSGMGAIPDQLAASLPDGTIRLDSPVRELATTRTHTGVILDGGERIDARAVVVATDGPTAHRLLGSRVPDPGSRAAAACWFATASAPRSGPVLMLDGAASGPARNVMVMTEAAPTYAPPGRSLIVAAVPGAEALDPNLTDRVRAQLARWFGSVTTDWDHLRTDVIPHGQPLQTPPFAPKRRVALGDGVFVCGDHRDTASIQGAMFSGERTAAAVLQSRRVQISGPEREAPPGRSNPR, encoded by the coding sequence ATGATCGACGTCGTCGTGGTCGGAGCGGGGCTGGCCGGCCTCACCTGCGCCCAGGACCTGACCCGATCCGGCCTCGAGTGCACGGTGGTCGAGGCCGCCGACGGCGTGGGTGGCCGGGTCCGTACCGACCTGGGCGACGGCTACCGGCTCGACCGTGGCTTTCAGATCCTGCTCACCGCCTATCCCCAGGTCCGCAGCCGCCTCGACCTCGACGCGCTCGACGTCGCCCCCTTCGAACCCGGCGCGCACGTGTGGACCGGGGACCGCTTCCACCGGCTCGCCGACCCACTCCGCCGACCCACCCTCGCTCTCCAGACCCTCGGCGCCCCTATCGGCGGCCTCGCCGACAAGCTCCGCCTCGCCCGCCTCGTCGCCGACGTGGGGCTCCGTTCGGTGCCCGACCTGTTGCGCCGGCCCGACATGTCCACCGACGAGCGTCTCCGGGCAGCCGGCTTCTCCGACACCATGATCGAGCGCTTCTGGCGTCCGCTCTTCTCGGGCATCCAGCTCGACCCCGACCTGGAGGTGTCGCGCCGTCGCTTCGACGCGATCCTGCGCATGCTGGCCGTGGGTGGCACCGGGGTCCCCCGCTCGGGCATGGGCGCGATCCCCGACCAGCTCGCCGCCTCCCTTCCCGACGGGACGATCCGACTCGACTCCCCCGTCCGCGAGCTCGCCACCACCCGCACCCACACCGGCGTCATCCTCGATGGCGGTGAGCGCATCGACGCCCGTGCCGTGGTGGTCGCGACCGACGGGCCGACCGCGCATCGTCTCCTTGGCTCACGGGTCCCCGATCCCGGCTCGCGAGCCGCCGCGGCCTGCTGGTTCGCCACCGCCTCGGCGCCCCGGTCGGGTCCGGTCCTGATGCTCGACGGCGCGGCCAGCGGTCCGGCCCGCAACGTGATGGTGATGACCGAGGCGGCACCGACCTACGCACCGCCCGGCCGCTCCCTCATCGTCGCCGCGGTGCCCGGTGCCGAGGCGCTCGACCCCAACCTCACCGATCGGGTCCGGGCCCAGCTCGCCCGCTGGTTCGGCTCGGTCACCACGGATTGGGACCATCTCCGCACCGACGTGATCCCTCACGGCCAGCCGCTCCAGACACCCCCGTTTGCGCCCAAGCGGCGGGTCGCGCTCGGCGACGGGGTCTTCGTGTGCGGCGACCACCGTGACACCGCCTCGATCCAGGGCGCCATGTTCAGCGGTGAACGCACTGCCGCCGCAGTGCTCCAGAGCCGCCGGGTTCAGATCAGTGGCCCCGAACGGGAAGCCCCGCCTGGGCGTAGCAATCCTCGATGA
- a CDS encoding SpoIIE family protein phosphatase, whose amino-acid sequence MNPEAPDSGHGVQAGDQGAGDTTAERLRLALLAGGLGVWEWDRRADTVEWDEALEEIFGLGPGEGPIDFDSYLALLHPDDVDSVRATIAEAVDTGTEFTVEHRVVCPGGDTKWVQGRGHPVVEDGEVVGLVGVTGDVTERHEAEAERARLLAEESAVRAEAEQERARLRFIVEAKAALSEHLALEDQLDELARLSIPRFADGSAVHLLDEAREPELAALHHRDPQQVEVIRQLFDQYPVRLDNSVGIGAAIREGRSGWLPEATEELLARAAESEHHLQLLRKLDLTAGLVVPLIGPDGTFGAITFITTGGRRLAESDLGLVEQLCSRVAVLVRNAQLLETQELERAAHRYQAALLQSMFEASVDGVLAVGTHGEVLAYNQRFLHLWDLDDDLVAQGDDALLAEAEQRVADREGFVASVKAAYEDRPDRMHDEVELANGRVLDRHGTCLTGPDGEYLGFLWSFRDVTLERAQAAAVAEAGKRSAMLARTLQQSLLPPRLPRIPGIDLAARYHPAFEGLDIGGDFYDVFTVGDDWILVIGDVCGKGAEAASLTALARYTIRATSSHDSNPASILTELNSVMLADADSTSGFPRFATVGCIRLRDDPSPDAEPGTILADVACGGHPPPLLVRHDRTIEAAGQPGTLLGVFPEVQVTAVTSTLHSGDALVCVTDGVLEARDAEGNQFEVDGMERVLAPLAGRGAGRMCAELESAALGVQDGVAHDDIAILVARVEPQTRLG is encoded by the coding sequence GTGAACCCGGAAGCGCCAGACAGTGGGCACGGCGTCCAGGCGGGCGACCAGGGGGCCGGCGACACCACCGCCGAACGCCTCCGCCTCGCACTGCTCGCGGGCGGGCTCGGCGTGTGGGAGTGGGACCGCCGGGCCGACACCGTCGAGTGGGATGAAGCACTCGAGGAGATCTTCGGGCTGGGTCCGGGCGAGGGCCCCATCGACTTCGACAGCTACCTCGCGCTGCTGCACCCCGATGACGTCGACTCGGTGAGGGCCACGATCGCCGAGGCGGTCGACACCGGCACCGAGTTCACGGTCGAGCACCGGGTGGTGTGCCCCGGCGGCGACACGAAGTGGGTGCAAGGACGCGGCCATCCCGTCGTCGAGGACGGCGAGGTGGTGGGGCTGGTGGGGGTCACCGGCGATGTCACCGAGCGGCACGAGGCCGAGGCCGAGCGCGCCCGCCTGCTGGCCGAGGAGTCGGCCGTTCGGGCCGAGGCCGAGCAGGAGCGGGCCCGCCTCCGGTTCATCGTCGAGGCCAAGGCCGCGCTCAGCGAGCACCTCGCCCTCGAGGACCAGCTCGACGAGCTGGCCCGGTTGAGCATCCCCCGCTTCGCCGACGGCAGCGCCGTACACCTGCTCGACGAAGCACGCGAGCCCGAACTCGCCGCGCTGCACCACCGCGATCCTCAGCAGGTCGAGGTCATCCGCCAGCTGTTCGACCAGTACCCGGTGCGTCTCGACAACTCCGTCGGCATCGGCGCGGCCATCCGTGAGGGACGCAGCGGCTGGCTTCCCGAAGCCACCGAGGAGCTGCTCGCCAGGGCCGCCGAGTCCGAGCACCACCTCCAACTGCTTCGCAAGCTCGATCTCACCGCCGGGCTGGTCGTGCCCCTCATCGGCCCCGACGGCACCTTCGGGGCGATCACCTTCATCACCACCGGGGGACGTCGACTCGCCGAGTCCGACCTCGGCCTGGTCGAGCAGCTGTGCTCACGGGTGGCGGTGCTGGTCCGCAACGCGCAGCTGCTCGAGACCCAGGAGCTGGAGCGGGCGGCTCACCGGTACCAGGCGGCGCTGCTCCAGTCGATGTTCGAGGCCAGCGTCGACGGGGTCCTGGCGGTCGGCACCCACGGCGAGGTGCTGGCGTACAACCAGCGGTTCCTGCACCTGTGGGACCTCGACGACGACCTCGTCGCCCAGGGCGACGACGCCTTGCTGGCCGAGGCCGAGCAACGGGTCGCTGACCGCGAAGGGTTCGTCGCGTCGGTGAAAGCCGCCTACGAGGACCGTCCGGACCGCATGCACGACGAGGTCGAGCTGGCGAACGGTCGCGTCCTCGACCGCCACGGCACCTGCCTCACGGGCCCCGACGGCGAGTACCTCGGATTCCTGTGGAGCTTCCGCGACGTCACCCTCGAGCGGGCCCAGGCGGCGGCGGTGGCCGAGGCCGGCAAGCGCTCAGCCATGCTGGCCCGCACCCTGCAGCAGAGCCTGTTGCCCCCTCGCCTCCCCCGCATCCCCGGGATCGACCTGGCGGCGCGCTACCACCCGGCGTTCGAGGGCCTCGACATCGGCGGCGACTTCTACGACGTGTTCACCGTGGGCGACGACTGGATCCTGGTCATCGGCGACGTGTGCGGGAAGGGCGCCGAGGCTGCGTCGCTGACCGCGCTGGCCCGCTACACGATCCGGGCGACGTCGAGCCACGACTCGAACCCCGCCAGCATCCTCACCGAGCTCAACTCGGTCATGCTCGCCGATGCCGACTCCACCAGCGGGTTCCCCCGCTTCGCCACCGTCGGCTGCATCCGGCTGCGCGACGACCCGTCACCCGACGCCGAACCGGGCACGATCCTGGCCGACGTCGCCTGTGGCGGTCACCCGCCACCGTTGCTGGTGCGCCACGACCGAACCATCGAGGCCGCCGGACAACCGGGAACCCTGCTCGGGGTGTTTCCCGAGGTGCAGGTCACCGCGGTCACCAGCACCCTGCACTCCGGCGATGCGCTGGTGTGTGTCACCGACGGGGTGCTCGAGGCCCGCGACGCCGAGGGCAACCAGTTCGAGGTCGACGGCATGGAACGGGTGCTTGCACCGCTGGCCGGCCGCGGCGCGGGGCGGATGTGTGCCGAACTGGAGTCCGCGGCGCTGGGTGTGCAGGACGGCGTCGCTCACGACGACATCGCCATCCTGGTGGCCCGGGTCGAGCCTCAGACGCGGCTGGGGTGA
- the def gene encoding peptide deformylase, with amino-acid sequence MSEPEPTPTGDSAAPPTCAPITLWGNPVLRRRAEPVTVFDASVQRLVDQLFETMYAIDSGVGLAANQIGALQRVFVFDCRDGLVGHVVNPVVEVIGPDLQDGGEGCLSLPGIGMDTVRSLRARVTGQDATGDDIAYEGEGLRARAFQHETDHLDARLYIDLHPARTRRKLEKEMRDSEWFGHHSLDPASELYRRAQGFDDEDAEPIDPVE; translated from the coding sequence GTGAGTGAGCCCGAACCGACCCCGACCGGTGATTCCGCAGCACCGCCAACGTGCGCCCCCATCACCTTGTGGGGTAACCCCGTCCTGCGACGCCGAGCCGAGCCGGTCACCGTGTTCGACGCGAGCGTTCAGCGCCTCGTCGACCAGCTCTTCGAGACGATGTACGCCATCGACTCCGGAGTCGGCCTGGCCGCCAACCAGATCGGTGCCCTCCAGCGGGTGTTCGTGTTCGACTGCCGCGACGGGCTGGTCGGCCACGTCGTCAACCCCGTCGTCGAGGTGATCGGACCCGACCTGCAGGACGGGGGAGAGGGGTGCCTGTCGCTCCCTGGTATCGGCATGGACACCGTTCGGTCGCTGCGCGCCCGGGTCACCGGCCAGGACGCCACGGGCGACGACATCGCCTACGAGGGTGAGGGCCTACGTGCTCGAGCCTTCCAGCACGAGACCGACCACCTCGACGCACGCCTCTACATCGACCTGCACCCCGCCCGCACCCGCCGCAAGCTCGAGAAGGAGATGCGGGACTCCGAGTGGTTCGGCCACCACTCCCTCGACCCCGCCTCCGAGCTCTACCGGCGGGCCCAGGGCTTCGACGACGAGGACGCCGAACCGATCGACCCCGTCGAGTAG
- a CDS encoding FtsX-like permease family protein has protein sequence MLRTSLKAAWAHKRRLISTTVSVLLGVAFMSGTMVLSDTLDRSFNDLFGEVYSETDAEIRGPVLIDTGFGTLREPLDDDLIEVVSGVEGVEAVGPYAETLRSRVLGDDGEPIGAENGPPTIVQSWIDDEALSGVNLVEGRPPEADDELVLNLRAAEDAGVAVGDQIEVFSPDGTRTFTLVGTYRFGERDSALGAVTAGVTLPVAQELGEMSGQITSISVRGVEGVSQEELVQRIEAALPADAKGVVLTGDEMADEIADEVAAGLGFFTTLLLVFAFIALIVGAFIIFNTFSILVAQRGRELALMRTLGASRRQVFTSVLTEAALIGLVAAIIGLGAGVLLAIGVQALLDAIGLDLPTTGLSVTRGAMIAALVTGLVVTVGSALVPAWRATRVPPLAALRDVATDTSGRSRLRIAIGVVLVVVAVVAALPAFGPDPDLDTVQSVGLAALALLVGLVVLGPVIARPLARLLGSALPAIKGTTGVLARENAARSPKRTASTAAALMIGVALVVFINVFAASARASIDAEVSRGIEAEFIAQSSGFNLGIPLSFADEVRAVDGIDAVATVQGWFARVERPNGETADTFVSAVDPEHYQRTINVAMTEGELSDLEPGTMIYDRRLARDNDVAVGDALTVQFTSGEEATFTVVAISDQPQLLGTRVLHQDDWERYATNVTDQTVFIRVDEGVDPASVRGALDELAAEYPTVEVQDQDEFLGGIASQLNTILNVLYGLLALSIIIALIGIANTLSLSIHERTRELGLLRAVGMTRRQVRTAVRWEAAIISVIGTGLGLAFGLVSSYVLVEALKAEGLTQFSLPVTPLVVIAVLFAALGVLAAVMPARRAAGLNVLDAIATE, from the coding sequence ATGCTGCGAACCAGTCTGAAGGCGGCGTGGGCGCACAAGCGCCGACTGATCTCCACCACGGTGTCGGTGCTGCTCGGTGTGGCGTTCATGTCGGGCACGATGGTCCTGAGCGACACCCTCGACCGGTCGTTCAACGACCTGTTCGGTGAGGTCTACTCCGAGACCGACGCCGAGATCAGGGGTCCAGTCCTCATCGACACCGGGTTCGGGACCCTGCGCGAACCCCTCGACGACGACCTGATCGAGGTGGTCTCCGGCGTCGAGGGAGTGGAGGCGGTCGGACCCTACGCCGAGACCCTCCGCTCACGGGTCCTCGGCGACGACGGCGAACCGATCGGCGCCGAGAACGGTCCACCCACGATCGTGCAGTCGTGGATCGACGACGAGGCACTCTCGGGGGTGAACCTGGTCGAGGGACGTCCCCCCGAGGCCGACGACGAGCTGGTGCTCAACCTGAGGGCAGCCGAGGATGCCGGCGTCGCTGTCGGGGACCAGATCGAGGTGTTCAGCCCCGACGGGACCCGCACCTTCACCCTCGTCGGGACCTACCGCTTCGGTGAGCGCGACAGCGCGCTCGGCGCCGTCACCGCCGGCGTCACCCTCCCGGTCGCCCAGGAGCTGGGCGAGATGTCGGGCCAGATCACCTCGATCTCGGTGCGCGGTGTCGAGGGCGTGAGCCAGGAGGAGTTGGTGCAGCGAATCGAGGCAGCGCTACCCGCCGACGCCAAGGGCGTGGTGCTGACCGGCGACGAGATGGCCGACGAGATCGCGGACGAGGTCGCCGCCGGGCTCGGCTTCTTCACCACCCTGCTACTGGTGTTCGCCTTCATCGCGCTCATCGTCGGCGCCTTCATCATCTTCAACACGTTCTCGATCCTGGTGGCCCAGCGGGGTCGCGAGTTGGCGCTGATGCGGACCCTCGGTGCCAGCCGCCGGCAGGTGTTCACCTCGGTGCTGACCGAGGCGGCGCTCATCGGCCTGGTCGCGGCGATCATCGGACTGGGTGCCGGTGTTCTCCTGGCCATCGGGGTCCAGGCACTGCTCGACGCCATCGGCCTCGACCTGCCCACGACTGGCCTGTCGGTCACCCGCGGGGCGATGATCGCCGCCCTGGTCACCGGCCTGGTCGTCACGGTGGGTTCGGCGCTGGTTCCCGCCTGGCGGGCCACCCGCGTCCCTCCGCTCGCCGCGCTGCGCGACGTCGCCACCGACACCTCCGGGCGATCCCGGCTACGGATCGCCATCGGCGTGGTGCTCGTGGTCGTCGCGGTCGTCGCCGCGCTGCCCGCGTTCGGACCCGATCCCGATCTCGACACCGTGCAGTCGGTCGGGCTCGCCGCGCTGGCGCTGCTCGTGGGGCTGGTGGTGCTCGGGCCGGTGATCGCCCGTCCCCTCGCCCGGCTCCTCGGGTCCGCCCTACCCGCCATCAAGGGCACCACCGGTGTGCTGGCCCGCGAGAACGCGGCGCGCAGCCCCAAGCGCACCGCGTCCACTGCCGCCGCGCTGATGATCGGCGTCGCGCTGGTCGTGTTCATCAACGTGTTCGCGGCCTCGGCCCGGGCGTCGATCGACGCCGAGGTCAGCAGGGGGATCGAGGCCGAGTTCATCGCCCAGTCCTCGGGGTTCAACCTCGGCATCCCCCTGTCGTTCGCCGACGAGGTGCGCGCGGTCGACGGTATCGACGCCGTCGCGACGGTGCAGGGATGGTTCGCCCGGGTCGAGCGGCCCAACGGCGAGACTGCCGACACCTTCGTGTCGGCGGTCGACCCCGAGCACTACCAGCGGACGATCAACGTCGCCATGACCGAAGGAGAGCTGAGCGACCTCGAACCCGGCACCATGATCTATGACCGCCGCCTCGCTCGCGACAACGACGTCGCCGTCGGCGACGCGCTCACGGTCCAGTTCACCTCGGGCGAGGAGGCCACCTTCACGGTGGTGGCGATCTCGGACCAACCCCAGCTGCTGGGCACCCGGGTGCTCCACCAGGACGACTGGGAGCGATACGCCACCAACGTCACCGACCAGACCGTGTTCATCCGGGTGGACGAGGGAGTCGATCCAGCGAGCGTTCGTGGCGCCCTCGACGAGCTCGCTGCCGAGTACCCCACGGTCGAGGTCCAGGACCAGGACGAGTTCCTCGGCGGCATCGCCTCACAGCTCAATACCATCCTCAACGTGCTCTACGGCCTGCTCGCCCTGTCGATCATCATCGCCCTCATCGGCATCGCCAACACGCTGTCGCTGTCGATCCACGAGCGCACCCGCGAGCTGGGGCTGCTCCGGGCAGTGGGCATGACCCGGCGCCAGGTGCGCACCGCGGTGCGCTGGGAGGCGGCGATCATCTCGGTGATCGGCACCGGACTCGGCCTGGCGTTCGGTCTCGTGAGCAGCTACGTGCTCGTCGAGGCGCTCAAGGCCGAGGGGCTCACCCAGTTCTCGCTGCCGGTGACCCCGCTGGTGGTCATCGCGGTGCTGTTCGCCGCACTCGGGGTCCTGGCCGCGGTCATGCCGGCTCGCCGGGCGGCCGGCCTCAACGTGCTCGACGCGATCGCCACCGAGTGA